A single Pseudomonas putida DNA region contains:
- the queG gene encoding tRNA epoxyqueuosine(34) reductase QueG, which yields MSVCTPDLAQLAQSIKTWGQELGFAHVGIAGVDLGEHEQHLQRWLDAGYQGEMEYLGAHGSKRAHPDQLIPGTVRVVSLRMDYLPGDTQMAQRLAQPEKAYVSRYALGRDYHKLVRKRVQFLADRIQEAIGPFGYRAFVDSAPVLEKALAEQAGLGWIGKNTLLLNRKAGSYFFLAELFVDLPLPVDEAHTSEHCGRCQACLDICPTKAFVGPYVLDARRCISYLTIELRGPIPVELRSMMGNRVFGCDDCQIVCPWNRFANHSKEQDFQPRHGLENAELAEMFLWDERTFLRKTEGGPLRRAGYERFLRNLAVGLGNAPSTIPVIEALKARREDESELVREHVEWALDRHGIH from the coding sequence ATGTCCGTCTGTACTCCTGACCTCGCCCAACTGGCCCAATCCATCAAGACTTGGGGCCAAGAACTCGGTTTTGCCCATGTCGGCATCGCCGGTGTCGACCTTGGCGAACACGAACAGCACCTGCAACGCTGGCTCGACGCTGGCTACCAGGGCGAAATGGAGTACCTCGGCGCCCACGGCAGCAAGCGCGCCCACCCCGACCAGCTGATTCCCGGCACGGTACGCGTGGTGTCGCTGCGCATGGACTACCTGCCCGGCGACACACAGATGGCGCAACGCCTGGCCCAGCCGGAAAAAGCCTACGTGTCGCGTTATGCCCTGGGGCGTGACTACCACAAGCTGGTGCGCAAGCGCGTGCAGTTTCTGGCAGACCGCATCCAGGAAGCGATCGGCCCGTTCGGCTACCGCGCCTTCGTCGACAGCGCCCCGGTGCTGGAGAAGGCTCTTGCCGAACAGGCAGGGCTGGGCTGGATCGGCAAGAATACCCTGCTGCTCAACCGCAAGGCCGGCAGCTACTTCTTCCTTGCCGAACTGTTCGTCGACTTGCCGCTGCCGGTGGACGAGGCGCATACCAGCGAACACTGCGGGCGCTGCCAGGCGTGCCTGGATATCTGCCCGACCAAGGCTTTTGTTGGCCCCTACGTGTTGGATGCGAGACGCTGCATCTCTTACCTGACCATCGAGTTGCGCGGGCCTATCCCGGTCGAATTGCGTTCCATGATGGGCAATCGAGTATTTGGCTGCGATGACTGCCAGATCGTCTGCCCATGGAACCGCTTTGCCAATCACAGCAAGGAGCAGGACTTCCAGCCGCGGCACGGGCTGGAAAATGCCGAGTTGGCTGAAATGTTCCTGTGGGACGAGCGCACGTTCCTGCGCAAGACCGAGGGCGGGCCGCTGCGCCGGGCGGGGTATGAGCGGTTTTTGCGCAACCTGGCGGTGGGGCTGGGAAATGCGCCTTCCACGATTCCGGTCATCGAGGCGTTGAAGGCTCGACGGGAAGATGAGTCGGAGCTGGTGCGCGAACATGTGGAGTGGGCGCTGGACCGGCACGGCATCCACTAG
- a CDS encoding NAD(P)H-hydrate dehydratase, with protein MPQTKHPSNAPQLLSSVTVARLPTRHAHAHKGDFGHVLVVGGDLGTGGAVLLSSEAALRCGAGLVSVATRPEHVVAGLARMPESMCLGVDSANQLVGVLERATVLVVGPGLGQAAWGRSLLSAVANAERPQVWDADALNLLARTPLALPSGSILTPHPGEAARLLGISTEAVQADRPGAARKLARRYASVCVLKGAGTLVANPSGQLALCERGHPAMAGAGLGDVLTGVLAALLAQGLDAWSAAGLGVWLHACAGERLGVKGRGLAASDLAPVIRELLEEHSACLA; from the coding sequence ATGCCGCAGACCAAACACCCCAGCAATGCCCCGCAATTGCTCAGCAGCGTGACCGTCGCACGCCTGCCGACACGTCATGCGCATGCCCATAAAGGCGACTTCGGCCATGTGCTGGTCGTCGGTGGCGACCTGGGCACCGGTGGCGCGGTACTGCTCAGTTCCGAGGCCGCGCTGCGCTGTGGAGCAGGGCTGGTCAGCGTGGCGACGCGCCCGGAGCACGTCGTGGCCGGGCTGGCGCGCATGCCGGAAAGCATGTGCCTGGGCGTTGATTCGGCCAACCAGTTGGTCGGCGTGCTGGAGCGTGCCACGGTGTTGGTGGTGGGCCCCGGCCTGGGCCAGGCGGCCTGGGGCCGCAGCCTGTTGTCGGCAGTGGCCAACGCCGAGCGGCCACAGGTATGGGACGCCGATGCCCTGAACCTGCTGGCCCGCACGCCGCTGGCACTGCCCAGCGGCAGCATCCTCACCCCGCACCCGGGGGAAGCGGCGCGGCTGTTGGGCATATCCACCGAGGCAGTGCAGGCCGATCGCCCAGGCGCGGCGCGCAAGCTGGCACGCCGCTATGCCAGTGTCTGCGTGCTCAAGGGCGCCGGTACATTGGTGGCGAACCCCTCCGGCCAACTGGCGCTGTGTGAGCGAGGCCACCCGGCGATGGCCGGTGCCGGCTTGGGTGACGTGCTGACTGGTGTGCTGGCAGCGTTGTTGGCCCAGGGGCTGGACGCCTGGAGCGCGGCGGGCCTGGGGGTATGGCTGCACGCCTGTGCAGGCGAACGTCTGGGCGTCAAAGGTAGAGGCCTGGCAGCCAGTGATCTGGCGCCGGTCATTCGTGAGTTGTTGGAGGAGCATTCTGCGTGTCTGGCTTAA
- the tsaE gene encoding tRNA (adenosine(37)-N6)-threonylcarbamoyltransferase complex ATPase subunit type 1 TsaE, with product MSGLTLFLADEAATVDFGAKLAEVTGGRGVIFLEGDLGAGKTTLSRGLIRGLGHTGAVKSPTFTVVEPYEIGDVRAFHFDLYRLVDPEELEFMGIRDYFEGDPLCLFEWPQKGAGVLPKPDLTITISPQAGGRSLDLTPQGARGEAWCTALAEHYKQ from the coding sequence GTGTCTGGCTTAACCCTGTTTCTGGCCGATGAAGCGGCCACGGTCGATTTCGGCGCAAAACTGGCCGAGGTGACCGGCGGTCGTGGCGTGATTTTTCTGGAAGGCGACCTGGGGGCGGGCAAGACCACGCTCTCTCGTGGCTTGATCCGTGGCCTGGGCCATACTGGTGCAGTGAAAAGTCCGACTTTCACCGTGGTAGAACCCTACGAAATCGGTGATGTGCGCGCCTTCCATTTCGACCTGTATCGCCTGGTCGACCCTGAAGAACTGGAGTTCATGGGTATTCGTGACTATTTCGAGGGCGATCCGCTGTGCCTGTTCGAATGGCCACAAAAGGGTGCGGGCGTTTTGCCAAAGCCCGACCTGACCATTACCATAAGCCCCCAAGCGGGCGGCCGCTCGCTTGACCTTACGCCGCAGGGGGCTCGCGGCGAGGCCTGGTGCACTGCACTGGCCGAACACTATAAACAGTAA
- a CDS encoding N-acetylmuramoyl-L-alanine amidase, whose amino-acid sequence MRIRALVAVVGLLLTAVTVDALAVTQVKSVRLWRAPDNTRLVFDLSGPVQHSVFTLSAPDRLVIDINGATLAAPLNVSTANTPISSVRSAQRTPTDLRVVVDLKKSVTPKSFTLAPNAQYGNRLVVDLYDQEADAIAATAPTPPPTPVQTPATTPAVPVTPAQPAIKLPPVPSGKRDIVVAIDAGHGGEDPGASGSRGQHEKDIVLQIAKELQRQINTEKGYRAELTRTGDYFIPLRKRTEIARKKGADLFISIHADAAPSRAAFGASVFALSDRGATSETARWLADTENRSDLIGGAGNVSLDDKDRMLAGVLLDLSMTATLSSSLNVGQKVLGNMGRVTSLHKQRVEQAGFMVLKSPDIPSILVETGFISNNNEAAKLATASHQQALARSIHTGVRQYFQQNPPPGTYVAWLRDSGKIAQGPREHTVRPGETLAMLAVRYQVSVTSLRSTNSLKTDELKVGQHLDIPATTLAAQ is encoded by the coding sequence ATGCGCATACGCGCACTGGTCGCTGTGGTTGGATTGCTGCTGACAGCGGTGACCGTTGACGCTCTGGCCGTCACTCAAGTCAAGAGCGTGCGCCTGTGGCGCGCGCCGGACAACACGCGGCTGGTCTTCGATCTGTCTGGCCCCGTGCAGCATAGCGTCTTCACCCTGAGCGCACCCGATCGCCTTGTGATCGACATCAATGGTGCGACCTTGGCCGCGCCGCTGAACGTGTCGACCGCAAATACACCGATCAGTAGCGTGCGCTCGGCGCAACGTACCCCAACTGACCTGCGTGTGGTCGTCGACCTGAAGAAATCGGTCACGCCCAAGAGTTTTACCCTGGCGCCGAATGCCCAGTATGGCAACCGCCTGGTGGTCGACTTGTACGACCAGGAAGCCGACGCCATCGCCGCCACGGCGCCGACCCCGCCGCCAACGCCGGTGCAAACCCCGGCGACCACGCCTGCCGTACCAGTGACCCCGGCCCAGCCTGCGATCAAGCTGCCGCCGGTGCCTAGCGGCAAGCGCGACATCGTGGTCGCCATCGATGCCGGCCATGGCGGTGAAGACCCGGGCGCTTCCGGCTCGCGCGGCCAGCACGAGAAAGACATCGTGCTGCAGATCGCCAAGGAGTTGCAGCGCCAGATCAACACCGAGAAGGGCTACCGTGCCGAGCTGACGCGCACCGGTGACTACTTCATCCCGTTGCGCAAGCGCACCGAGATCGCCCGCAAGAAGGGCGCCGACCTGTTCATTTCGATCCACGCCGACGCCGCACCGTCGCGCGCCGCATTCGGCGCCTCGGTGTTCGCCCTGTCCGACCGTGGTGCCACCTCCGAGACTGCGCGCTGGCTGGCCGACACGGAAAACCGTTCCGACCTGATCGGTGGCGCCGGCAACGTCAGCCTCGACGACAAGGACCGCATGCTCGCGGGCGTGCTGCTCGACCTGTCGATGACTGCCACTCTGAGCTCCAGCCTGAACGTCGGGCAGAAGGTGCTTGGCAACATGGGCCGCGTGACGTCGCTGCACAAGCAGCGGGTGGAGCAGGCAGGCTTCATGGTGTTGAAATCGCCGGATATCCCGTCGATCCTCGTTGAAACAGGGTTCATCTCGAACAACAACGAAGCTGCCAAACTGGCCACTGCCAGCCATCAGCAAGCGTTGGCGCGTTCGATTCATACCGGCGTACGCCAGTACTTCCAGCAGAACCCGCCGCCTGGCACTTACGTTGCCTGGCTGCGTGACAGTGGCAAGATCGCCCAGGGCCCGCGTGAGCATACCGTGCGCCCGGGCGAAACCCTGGCGATGCTCGCCGTGCGCTACCAGGTCAGCGTGACCAGCCTGCGCAGCACCAACAGCCTCAAGACCGATGAGCTGAAAGTCGGCCAGCACCTCGATATCCCCGCTACCACGCTGGCTGCGCAATGA
- the mutL gene encoding DNA mismatch repair endonuclease MutL, which yields MSGGSRIQLLSPRLANQIAAGEVVERPASVAKELLENSLDSGARRIDVEVEQGGVKLLRVRDDGSGISADDLPLALARHATSKIRELEDLEGVLSLGFRGEALASISSVARLTLTSRTASAGEAWQVETEGRDMTPRVQPAAHPVGTSVEVRDLFFNTPARRKFLKAEKTEFDHLQEVIRRLALARFDVGFHLRHNGKSILSLHEAHDETARARRVGAICGPGFMEQALPIDVERNGLRLWGWVGLPTFSRSQADLQYFFVNGRAVRDKLVAHAVRQAYRDVLFNGRHPTFVLFLELEPNGVDVNVHPTKHEVRFREGRSVHDFLYGTLHRALADVRPEDQLAAPAAVPEVARPTGLQVGEFGPQGEMRLASPVLEQPQAPQHSISNGGSGAGYQYQYTPRPSQPLPAAESQAVYREFYKPLNEGAPAASALPESQGDIPPLGYALAQLKGIYILAENAVGLVLVDMHAAHERIMYERLKVAMASEGLSGQPLLVPETLALSQREADCAEEHSQWFQRLGFELQRLGPETLAIRQIPALLKQAEANRLVQDVLADLMEYGTSDRIQAHLNELLGTMACHGAVRANRRLAIPEMNALLRDMENTERSGQCNHGRPTWTQMGLDDLDKLFLRGR from the coding sequence ATGAGTGGTGGTTCGCGCATCCAGCTGCTCAGCCCGCGGCTGGCTAACCAGATTGCCGCGGGTGAGGTGGTCGAGCGCCCGGCGTCGGTGGCCAAGGAACTGTTGGAAAACAGCCTGGACTCCGGTGCTCGGCGCATCGATGTGGAAGTCGAGCAGGGCGGTGTGAAGCTGCTGCGGGTGCGTGACGATGGCAGCGGCATTTCCGCCGACGACCTGCCGCTGGCCCTGGCTCGTCACGCCACCAGCAAGATTCGCGAACTGGAAGACCTTGAAGGCGTACTGAGCCTGGGCTTCCGTGGTGAGGCCCTGGCATCGATCAGCTCGGTGGCGCGCCTGACCCTGACTTCGCGTACCGCCAGTGCTGGTGAAGCCTGGCAGGTAGAGACCGAAGGCCGAGACATGACCCCGCGTGTGCAACCCGCGGCACATCCGGTCGGTACCTCGGTGGAAGTGCGCGACCTGTTCTTCAATACCCCGGCCCGGCGCAAGTTCCTCAAGGCCGAGAAGACTGAATTCGACCACCTGCAGGAAGTCATCCGTCGCCTGGCCCTGGCCCGCTTCGATGTCGGCTTCCATCTGCGCCACAACGGCAAGAGCATCCTCAGCCTGCATGAGGCGCATGACGAAACAGCCCGTGCGCGACGGGTCGGTGCCATCTGCGGCCCGGGCTTCATGGAGCAGGCGCTGCCGATCGATGTCGAGCGCAACGGCCTGCGCCTGTGGGGTTGGGTCGGTTTACCGACCTTCTCGCGCAGCCAGGCCGATTTGCAGTACTTCTTCGTCAATGGCCGTGCGGTGCGCGACAAGCTGGTTGCCCATGCGGTGCGCCAGGCCTATCGCGACGTGCTGTTCAATGGCCGGCACCCGACCTTCGTGCTGTTCCTCGAGCTCGAGCCGAACGGTGTCGACGTCAACGTGCACCCGACCAAGCACGAAGTGCGCTTCCGCGAGGGCCGCTCGGTTCACGACTTCCTCTATGGCACGCTGCACCGTGCCTTGGCTGACGTGCGCCCGGAAGACCAGCTGGCAGCGCCTGCCGCCGTGCCTGAGGTGGCTCGCCCGACAGGCCTGCAGGTGGGCGAGTTCGGCCCTCAGGGCGAAATGCGCCTGGCCTCGCCGGTGCTTGAACAGCCGCAGGCCCCGCAGCATTCCATTTCCAATGGCGGCAGTGGCGCCGGTTACCAGTACCAGTACACACCGCGCCCGTCGCAGCCGCTGCCGGCCGCCGAGTCCCAGGCGGTCTACCGCGAGTTCTACAAGCCGTTGAACGAGGGCGCGCCAGCCGCATCGGCGCTGCCGGAAAGCCAAGGCGATATCCCGCCGTTGGGCTATGCCCTGGCCCAGCTCAAGGGCATCTACATCCTCGCCGAGAATGCCGTGGGTCTCGTGCTGGTAGACATGCACGCGGCCCACGAGCGCATCATGTACGAACGCCTCAAGGTGGCCATGGCCAGCGAAGGCCTCAGCGGCCAGCCGTTGCTGGTGCCGGAAACCCTGGCGCTGAGCCAGCGTGAGGCCGATTGTGCCGAAGAGCACAGCCAGTGGTTCCAGCGCCTGGGCTTCGAACTGCAGCGCCTGGGCCCTGAAACATTGGCGATTCGCCAGATTCCGGCACTGCTCAAGCAGGCCGAGGCCAATCGCCTGGTGCAGGATGTGCTCGCCGACCTGATGGAATACGGCACCAGCGACCGTATCCAGGCGCACCTCAACGAACTGCTCGGCACCATGGCCTGCCACGGCGCCGTGCGCGCCAACCGGCGCTTGGCCATTCCCGAGATGAACGCCCTGCTGCGCGACATGGAAAACACCGAGCGCAGCGGTCAGTGCAACCATGGTCGCCCGACCTGGACCCAGATGGGTCTGGACGATCTGGACAAACTTTTCCTGCGCGGTCGATGA
- a CDS encoding trimeric intracellular cation channel family protein — MLLMLYLIAITAEAMTGALSAGRRGMDWFGVVLIACVTALGGGSVRDVLLGHYPLTWVKHPEYLVLTSLAALLTIFIAPMMRRLRSLFLVLDALGLVAFTLIGCMTALEMGQGMLVASISGVITGVFGGILRDIFCNDIPLVFRRELYASVSFAAAWFYLGCVYFKLPAEQAMLLTLFGGFLVRLLAIRFHWEMPKFHYNDQQ, encoded by the coding sequence ATGTTGTTGATGCTCTACCTGATCGCCATCACCGCCGAGGCCATGACCGGCGCCCTGTCCGCCGGCCGCCGCGGCATGGACTGGTTTGGCGTGGTGCTGATTGCCTGCGTGACCGCCCTGGGTGGCGGTTCGGTGCGCGACGTGCTGCTCGGGCACTACCCGCTGACCTGGGTGAAACATCCGGAGTACCTGGTGTTGACCAGCCTCGCTGCGCTGCTGACGATCTTCATCGCGCCGATGATGCGCCGTTTGCGCTCGCTGTTCCTGGTGCTGGATGCGTTGGGCCTGGTGGCCTTTACCCTGATCGGCTGCATGACCGCGCTGGAGATGGGGCAAGGCATGCTGGTGGCATCGATCAGCGGGGTGATCACCGGGGTGTTTGGCGGGATCCTGCGGGATATCTTCTGCAACGACATCCCGCTGGTGTTCCGTCGCGAGCTCTATGCCAGCGTGTCGTTCGCCGCGGCGTGGTTCTATCTGGGCTGCGTGTATTTCAAGCTCCCGGCGGAGCAGGCGATGCTTCTGACCTTGTTCGGTGGCTTCCTGGTGCGCTTGCTGGCGATCCGTTTCCATTGGGAAATGCCCAAGTTCCACTACAACGACCAGCAGTAA
- the rsgA gene encoding small ribosomal subunit biogenesis GTPase RsgA produces MAKRQLNRRQNWRIEKIQNERAARAAKREQHVLQELEGGDLGPEQLGLVIAHFGVQVEVEAQDGEVAGQVFRCHLRANLPALVTGDRVVWRAGNQGIGVIVAQMPRSTELCRPNNHGQLKPVAANVDLIVIVFAPAPEPHPNLIDRYLVAAEHAGIRPLLLLNKADLIDAENGPGLHALLEVYRELGYPLLEVSAHHGDGMQRLQQMLDGHISVFVGQSGVGKSSLVNSLLPDAGTRVGDLSEWSGQGQHTTTTARLYHFPNGGDLIDSPGIREFGLGHVSRDDVEDGFIEFRDLFGTCRFRDCKHDREPGCALLKALEDGRIKPQRMNSYRSIIASLPEDSY; encoded by the coding sequence ATGGCCAAACGCCAGCTCAATCGTCGCCAGAACTGGCGTATCGAAAAAATCCAGAACGAACGCGCCGCTCGCGCCGCCAAACGCGAGCAGCACGTGCTGCAAGAGCTGGAGGGCGGCGACCTGGGGCCGGAGCAACTGGGCCTGGTCATCGCCCACTTCGGCGTGCAGGTCGAGGTGGAAGCCCAGGACGGCGAAGTCGCCGGCCAGGTATTCCGCTGCCACCTGCGGGCCAACCTGCCGGCGCTGGTGACGGGTGACCGCGTAGTCTGGCGTGCCGGCAACCAGGGCATTGGCGTAATTGTCGCCCAGATGCCACGCAGCACCGAACTGTGCCGGCCGAACAACCATGGCCAGCTCAAACCGGTTGCGGCCAACGTCGACCTGATCGTGATCGTCTTCGCCCCGGCGCCGGAGCCGCACCCGAACCTGATCGACCGTTACCTGGTGGCTGCAGAGCATGCCGGTATCCGCCCGCTGCTGCTGCTGAACAAGGCCGACCTGATCGACGCCGAAAACGGCCCGGGCCTGCATGCGCTGCTCGAGGTCTACCGCGAACTGGGTTACCCGCTGCTGGAGGTGTCTGCGCACCACGGCGACGGCATGCAACGCCTGCAGCAGATGCTCGACGGGCACATCAGTGTGTTCGTCGGCCAGTCGGGCGTGGGCAAGTCGTCGCTGGTGAACAGCCTGCTGCCGGATGCCGGCACCCGCGTGGGAGACCTGTCCGAGTGGTCTGGCCAGGGCCAGCACACCACCACCACGGCGCGCTTGTATCACTTCCCCAACGGCGGCGACCTGATCGACTCGCCGGGCATCCGCGAATTTGGCCTGGGCCACGTCAGCCGAGACGACGTGGAAGATGGTTTCATCGAGTTCCGCGACTTGTTTGGCACATGCCGCTTCCGCGACTGCAAGCATGATCGCGAACCAGGATGCGCACTGCTCAAGGCCCTTGAAGATGGCCGCATCAAGCCGCAGCGGATGAACAGCTACCGCTCGATCATTGCCAGCCTGCCGGAAGATAGTTACTGA
- the orn gene encoding oligoribonuclease — MQNPQNLIWIDLEMTGLDPDHDVIIEMATIVTDSELNTLAEGPVIAIHHSDEVLARMDEWNTRTHGASGLTQRVRDSKVSMAEAEAQTIAFLEQWVPKGKSPICGNSICQDRRFLYRHMRGLENYFHYRNLDVSTVKELAARWAPDVRDSFKKGSTHLALDDIRESIAELRHYREHFIKV; from the coding sequence ATGCAGAACCCACAGAACCTGATCTGGATCGATCTGGAAATGACCGGACTGGACCCGGACCACGACGTCATCATCGAGATGGCCACTATCGTCACCGACAGCGAGCTGAACACCCTGGCCGAAGGCCCGGTGATCGCCATCCACCACAGTGACGAAGTGTTGGCGCGCATGGACGAGTGGAACACCCGCACCCATGGCGCCTCGGGCCTGACCCAGCGCGTGCGCGACAGCAAGGTCAGCATGGCCGAAGCCGAAGCGCAGACCATCGCCTTCCTCGAGCAATGGGTACCGAAAGGCAAGTCGCCGATCTGCGGCAACAGCATCTGCCAGGATCGTCGTTTTCTCTATCGTCACATGCGCGGCCTGGAGAACTACTTCCACTATCGCAACCTCGATGTCTCCACCGTGAAGGAGCTTGCCGCGCGCTGGGCGCCGGATGTGCGTGACAGCTTCAAGAAGGGCAGCACCCACCTGGCGCTGGACGATATCCGTGAGTCGATCGCCGAACTGCGTCACTACCGCGAGCATTTCATCAAGGTATGA
- a CDS encoding molecular chaperone Tir — protein MPVFISYRHEERLDAFILNERLLLEGITAQLVEFGADGHTREDAHGSACQQINDATHWIGLLPTETCDDWWTVRLLEAAVAANRRVSFYHCRCGEPPEHLGRWPVMRERKHIDLFVRAYHDECTFQRAMILPAEHRSSVDRDNADFFHADLKAKIRRGF, from the coding sequence ATGCCGGTTTTTATCAGTTACCGCCACGAAGAGCGGCTTGACGCCTTCATCCTCAACGAACGCCTGCTACTTGAGGGCATTACCGCACAGCTGGTGGAGTTTGGCGCCGACGGGCACACTCGCGAAGACGCGCATGGCAGCGCCTGCCAGCAGATAAACGATGCAACCCACTGGATCGGCCTGCTACCCACAGAAACATGCGATGACTGGTGGACTGTCCGGCTACTGGAGGCGGCAGTGGCAGCCAATCGGCGGGTGAGTTTCTACCATTGTAGGTGCGGCGAGCCACCCGAGCACCTTGGCAGGTGGCCAGTGATGCGAGAACGTAAGCATATCGACCTGTTCGTGCGGGCCTATCACGATGAGTGCACGTTTCAGCGGGCGATGATTCTGCCAGCGGAGCATAGGTCGAGTGTCGACCGGGATAATGCGGATTTCTTTCATGCCGATCTCAAGGCCAAGATCAGGCGGGGATTTTGA